In a single window of the Papaver somniferum cultivar HN1 chromosome 8, ASM357369v1, whole genome shotgun sequence genome:
- the LOC113306185 gene encoding F-box protein CPR1-like: MHLTHTTQKNHYRLMLRNHSSRSYLLHSISYDSLSSFLESSKAKRIAYDLVAMDYPFKSQGFGIELGGSVNGLVCLWCNEDDREFLCLWNPATTEYKEIPKSPNDLSNDNTELYALGYDYLTDDYKLIKVVCFEDKQENSPVDVYSLTTNSWRSVQSIPYRFPFPREPGVLVNRDLHWLGVKSAKQGYSLFGCHQREL, encoded by the coding sequence ATGCACCTTACTCATACTACTCAAAAGAATCACTACAGGCTCATGCTTAGAAATCACAGTAGTAGATCTTACTTACTGCACTCTATAAGTTATGATTCATTATCATCATTCTTGGAATCGTCAAAAGCCAAAAGAATTGCATATGATCTTGTTGCAATGGATTACCCCTTCAAATCTCAAGGTTTTGGAATTGAATTGGGAGGTTCAGTTAATGGCTTGGTTTGTTTATGGTGTAATGAGGATGATAGGGAATTCTTATGTCTTTGGAATCCAGCCACTACAGAGTATAAGGAAATTCCTAAATCACCTAATGATTTGTCGAACGATAATACTGAACTTTATGCATTAGGCTatgattatttaactgatgatTACAAGTTGATCAAAGTTGTATGTTTTGAGGATAAGCAGGAAAATTCTCCAGTCGATGTATATTCGCTGACAACAAATTCATGGAGAAGCGTTCAAAGTATTCCTTATAGGTTCCCTTTTCCTAGAGAACCTGGGGTGCTTGTTAATAGAGATCTGCATTGGTTAGGTGTAAAAAGTGCCAAACAAGGCTATAGTCTCTTTGGATGTCACCAAAGAGAGCTTTAA
- the LOC113306184 gene encoding fibroin heavy chain-like: MGTPGDDHSSNSSRKSFEVDKPRVSASEEILNKIDPLFREAGRAIQRMSLTHLRIIRRRVQAFMALVDMEEKWRHDEASQRVDSRCGKASQHPSARDERFASRLKRRRIEPKEPSCENKFNYPVHNGIVILESDVDEPEYPQEVVGAVAKKDAGAAQDVETIVGEAEATVEGAIEAAIGEGAGENVGAIGETAEASFGDGAGTGFGFGDCAGTGFGNGAGTGFGDGAETGFGDGVKDAAETAFREDAKASVETSSGGDAYCWRGCWSRCLGEL, from the coding sequence ATGGGAACTCCTGGTGATGATCATTCTTCCAATTCCTCGCGGAAAagctttgaagttgacaaacccagggtCTCTGCGTCTGAGGAgatattaaacaaaattgatccTTTGTTTCGTGAGGCTGGTCGGGCCATACAACGTATGTCTCTCACTCATCTACGCATTATTCGAAGGCGTGTTCAAGCTTTCATGGCTTTGGTtgacatggaggagaagtggagacatgatgaagcgtcTCAACGCGTTGATTCTCGGTGTGGTAAAGCATCTCAGCATCCCAGTGCTAGGGATGAAAGGTTCGCTTCTCGACTGAAGCGGCGAAGGATCGAGCCTAAGGAACCTTCATGCGAGAATAAGTTTAATTATCCTGTTCATAACGGTATCGTAATACTCGAGTCTGATGTTGACGAACCGGAGTATCCTCAAGAGGTTGTTGGAGCAGTTGCTAAAAAGGATGCCGGCGCGGCTCAGGATGTCGAAACTATTGTTGGAGAGGCTGAAGCGACCGTTGAGGGTGCTATTGAAGCGGCAATTGGAGAGGGCGCTGGAGAAAATGTTGGAGCTATTGGAGAGACTGCTGAAGCAAGCTTTGGGGATGGCGCTGGAACAGGCTTTGGCTTTGGAGATTGCGCTGGAACAGGCTTTGGAAATGGCGCTGGAACAGGCTTTGGAGATGGCGCTGAAACAGGATTTGGAGATGGTGTCAAGGATGCTGCAGAAACTGCTTTTAGAGAGGATGCTAAAGCTTCTGTTGAAACGTCTTCTGGAGGGGATGCCTACTGTTGGAGAGGGTGTTGGAGCAGGTGCTTGGGAGAACTCTAG